Within Burkholderia cepacia GG4, the genomic segment GGCGGCGTGCGGGTTGGGCGAGTCTGCCGACGGCACGGGGGCGGAGCGGTCGGTGGGCGACCGCGCGCGCCGCACCGTGGTGCGCTGGATGTACGGCACGGCGATCGTGCATCTGCTCGTCGGCGCGGCCGTTCCGTGGGGCGCCGGCGCGGCGTGGCTCGACGCGTATCACCGCGGCGTCGAGCTGTATTTCTGGGCAGGCGCGGCGCCCGTGGAGGCGCGTGCCCAGCAGATCTGGTGGATGGCCTTGATCGGCGCGACGGTCCAATGCGCGTCGGTCTGGATGCTGGCGCTCGTCCACCTCGGTAACCGGCTGCGCAGGCGCGAAGTGTGGGGATGGCTGCTGGCCGGACTGTTGATCTGGGCGCCGCAGGACATGCTGTTGTCGTTGCAGGCGCAGGTATGGCGCCACGTGGCGATCGATGTTGCCGCGCTCGTCGCGATGGTGCCGCCGCTGGTCTGGCTGTGGAGGAGGGATACCGTATGAACACCTTGCCTGCTTTCGACTGGGCGCTCGACCTGCTGATCGTGCAGGGCGCGATGGGCGCATTCGATACGCTTTATCACCACGAACTCACGCAGGACCTGCCGCACCGCCCGCGCGCGCGGCTCGAGCTGGCGATACATGCGGTGCGTTCCGTGCTCTACGGTCTCGTGTTCGCATCGATCGCGAACGTCGCCTTGCACGGCGCCTGGGTCGCGGTCCTCACGGCCGTGTTACTCGTCGAAGTGGTGCTCACGTTGTGGGATTTCGTCGTCGAGGACCAGAGCCGCAAGCTGCCGGCGACCGAGCGCGTGCTGCACACGCTGCTGGCCGTCAACGGCGGCGCGCTGTTCGGGATGATCGCGATGCAGCTGGCCGCGTGGGCGCACGAACCGACCGCGCTGCGGGCGCTCGACCTCGGCTGGCGCGGCTGGCTGCTCAGCGTGTTTGCCGTCGGCGTGACGGTATCCGGTCTGCGCGACGCGATCGCCGCATGCCGCATCGCACGGCGCGCGCTGGTCGCCAATCCGTTCGCGGGGCTGCCACCCGGCACCGTGCTGGTCACCGGCGGGACCGGCTTTATCGGTGAAACCCTCGTGAACCAGCTGCTCGATGCAGGGCATACGGTCACGTTGCTGGCGCGCGATCCGCTACGCGCGGCGTACCTGTTTCATGGCCGCGTGCGCAGCGTGACGTCCGTCGAACAGTTGCAGCCGCACGAGCGTTTCGACACGGTCGTCAATCTCGCGGGCGCGCCGGTGCTGGGCGCGCGCTGGAGCAAGCGCCGGCAGGCGTTGCTGCTTGCCAGCCGCGTCGGCGTCACGCAGTCGCTGATGCGCTGGGTCGACACCGCCGAGGTCAAGCCGCGCACATGGATCCAGGCATCCGCGATCGGTTACTACGGCGTGCGGCCGGGCGACGAACGGCTCGACGAGGGGAGCAGCGCCGGCACCGGTTTCATGTCCGAGCTGTGCCGGCAGTGGGAGCAGTCCGCGCAACCGCTCGAGCGCCATGGAGTCCGCGCGGTGGTGCTGCGGCTGGGCATCGTGTTCGGCCCCGGCGGTGCGTTGCGCCCGATGCTGTTGCCGCATTACTTCGGGATGGGCGGCCGATTCGGCGACGGCGCGCAGGTGCTGAGCTGGATTCACCGGGACGACGTGCTGCGGATCATCGCGCGCGCGATGTCGACTCGGCGCATGCACGGTGTCTACAACGCGGTCGCGCCCGCGCCATTGACCCAGCGCGAGTTCGTCCAGGTCGTGGCGAAGGTGCTGCGCCGCCCGGCCTGGCTGCACGTGCCGGCCGCGCCGCTGCGCGTGGCGATGGGCGAGATGGCGGAACTGCTGCTGGACGGGCAGCGGGTGATGCCGGCGCGGCTGCATCAGGACGGATTCATGTTCCGGTTCCCGGCGGCCGAGCCCGCGCTGCGTGACTTGATGAATCGGCCGCACGCCGATTTCGCACACTCGGCCTGCGGTTTTCCGCGCGCTCGTGTATAAATTCGGCGTGAACGCGTTCAGGACGTGCCGTGCGTCCCGAACGCTCCGCATCCGACCTCACAAAGGAGCCTGCATGCTGCACATCCTCGGCAAGATCCCGTCCATCAACGTCCGCAAGGTGCTGTGGCTGTGCACCGAACTGAACCTGCCGTTCGAACAGGAAGACTGGGGCGCGGGCTTTCGCACGACCAATGACCCGACCTATCTCGCGCTGAATCCGAATGGCCTCGTGCCGGTCATCAAGGACGACGACTTCGTGCTCTGGGAATCGAACACGATCATCCGCTACCTCGCGAACCGCTACGGCGGCGACGCGCTTTATCCGGCCGAACCGCAGGCGCGCGCACGGGTCGATCAGTGGATCGACTGGCAGGCGTCGGACCTGAACCGCTCGTGGGTCGGCGCGTTCCTCGGCCTCGTGCGCAAGTCGCCCGATCACCAGGACCCAGCGGCTATCGCGCAGTCGATCGCGGGCTGGACGAAACACATGCAGGTGCTGAACGCGCAGCTCGAGGCGACCGGCGCGTTCGTGGCCGGCGATCACTTCACGCTCGCCGACATTCCGATCGGCCTGTCGGTGAACCGCTGGTTCGGCACGCCGTTCGAGCATCCCGATTTCCCGGCGGTCAAGCGCTATATCGACCGTCTCGCGACGCGCGACGGCTTCCAGCAGTACGCAGGCAGCGCGAACCCGTAACGCACCCGATGTCGTGCGCAGCGCGGCGGCGTGACGGCTGCCGCCGCGCTGCGGCCGTCACGTGCCGGATGCCGGCACGGCGTCGAGCACGCGCGCGAGAAACGCCTCGTGATTCCACGCGGATTCCGGCCGCGACAGCCCGAGCCGCACGACCACCAGCTCGCGGCTCGGCACCACGCTCACGAACTGCCCTTCATGGCCGACCGCATGAAACGCGTCGGCCGGCATCGCGCGCGCCTGCGGATCGCGATCGTTGAACGGCTCCGGCACCTTGACCCACAGCTGCGCGCCGAATTCTTTCCGCGTCGATAGCGGCGTCGCGCGCGTCAGGTAGCGCACCCAGCCCTCCGGCAGCAGCCGCTGCCCGTTCCACCTGCCGTCCTGCAGCAGCAACTGCCCGAAGCGCGCCCAGTCGCGCGCGCTCGCATACATGAACGACGCACTGCCGAGCGTGCCGGCCGCATCGGGCTCGAACACCGCGCTGCGCATCCCGAGCGGCGCGAACAGCGCGCGGCGCGGAAACGCGAGGTAGTCGTCCTCGGTGCCGCCCATCGCTTCGCGCATCACGCGCGCGACGATCGCGCTCGTGCCGCTCGAGTAGTGCCATCGGGTGCCGGGCGTCGCGGCGAGCGGCTTGGCCGACGCGAAGCGTGCGGTGTCGGGCTGCGTGAACAGCATCACGGCGACGTCGGACAGCGGATCGTCGTAGTCCTCGTTGAATTGCAGGCCGCTCGTCATCCGCAGCAGCTCGTCGAGCGTGATCGCCGCGCGCGGATCGCCGCCGCCGCGCCATTCGGGCAGCAGCGCCGACGAATCCGGCGACAGCTTGTGTTGCGCGACCAGCATGCCGACCAGCGCGGCCGTAACGGTCTTCGTCATCGACCAGCCGGGCAGCGGCGTGTCGGCCGTGAAGCCGGGCGCATACCGTTCGGCGATCACCTGGCCGCGCCACATCACGACGACCGCGCGCGTGCGCCGCGGCCGCGCCGGATCGGGTTCGTCGAATGCGCGGTCGAGCGCGGTCTGCAGCTTGCTGGCGTCGATGGCGGCGGGCGGTACGGCCGCTGCCGCTTGCGCGGGCGGCGGATCGGCGTCGGGCGGCAGCGCGGCCGGCAGCACGCCGGGCGACGGCCCGAGCGCGAGCGTGCAGCCGAGCCCGGGCCGGAAGTCAGCCTCGCGTTGCGCGAAGCCGGCGAAGGTCGCGACCGCGCGATGGTGCTCGGGATCGAGCGACGGGCGCACCAGTTTCAGCAGCGGATGCACGCCGGCCATGATGTCGACGTCGATCACCGACGCGGCCGGACGGCCTGAAACGAACACGCCGGAACACAGTGCCTTCGCGGCATAGCCCGTCGCGATCGGTGCCAGCCGCGACAGCATGTAGCCGGTGTAGCCGACCGCGGCGACGAGCGCGACTGCGGTACCGCGCAGGATCAGCGATTTGAAGGGGATCGTCATGCGCGAGCGTCCTCGGTGGCGTGCCGGCCGGCAACGATCCGGCAGTGTCGCAGGTTCGGGCAAGCGGTGGCAATCGCGGGGGCTGGCGACGCCGGGCGGCGTCGATCAGGCGGCATGTTGCCCGGCGTCTGCGAATCGCATGTGTCGATCGCGCAGGTTCGAACGGGCCGCATGCGGCCCGTTCGCGAGGTGCGTCATTGTGCGTTGTTGTTGTCCGAACGCAGGGTCCAGACCGTCGCGGTATTCGTGTTGTCGTCGACGGCCGCAAATTCCGGCTGGCCCTTGCTGCCTTGCCCGAACGCGAGCCCGAAGGCCGCCCCCGGCACGGTATCGACCTGCATCTGCGCGACGAAGCGCCCGTCGACCGTGAATTCGACGATCTCGCTCGGCTGCAGCGGGTCGGGGTTGACGGCGTCGCCATTCGCGGTCACGAGATGGCCGTTCGGCGCGAGCGCCAGCGCGAGCGGGCCGTGCAGGTGCCCCGCGTCGGAGTAGATCATCCGTCCGCGGCCGCCGTCGCGCTTCGTCGTCGCGGCGTTCTGGATCGCGAACACCGCGTTGTCGCCGGTGGAGGCGACATACAGGACGTCGATGTTCGGGTCGTACGCGAGGCCGGTCGGGCCGACGACGAGCGCGTTCTGATCGGTCCGGTTCACGTAGCCCGACGCGATGATGCGCGAGCTCGACAGCATCCTGACGCCGTCGTCGCCGATCACCAGCTCGATCCGTGCGACCGTCCCGCTCAGTACGTTCGACACGAACGCGGTCACGCGCGGGCTGCGGTCGATCACGGTCATGTCCCACGGCCCGTCGAGCAGGGTGCCGCTGGACAATTGCGTGACGAGATTGCCTTGCGGACCGATGACGAGCAGCGAGCCCGGGGCGACCACGGTCTTGCCGTCCGGCGCGGGGACGTTGCCGACCAGCACGAAGCCGCTGCGCAGTACCGTGAGCGCGGTCGTCAGGCCGAGATTGCTGCCCTGGAAGAACGTCGTCGGCGTTTTGCCGGACAGCTTCACGATCGTCGTGCCGGTACCTTGCGCGTTCGACGACGCGTTGAAGTTGGACACGACGACGTCACCCGGTTTCAGCGTGCTCCAGCTCGGCACGCCGCGCGGTACGAACGCGATGCCGTACGGATTGACATCGCCATTGGCGGGCACGGTCGACTCGGTGATCGCCGAGACCGGCAGGATGGAGTCGCTGCCGCCGGCCCACGCGAAAGCCGACGACAAGGCGACCAGCCCGGCGCCGCAAGCCGCGCGGCATAGCGTGCGCGCAAGCGTGCGACCGGCGTGCGCGAAGACCGGCGGCTGAGCGGCGAAGACGGGCGGGGCGGGTGAACGACAGGAGGGGAGAGGGTCCATGGCATGACTCCGGTTGATGATCGCAATCAGTCATCCCGGCTGCCGGCCTGCGCAGCCGACGGGTGTCCGGCGCGGGTTCGCGATCGTGCAACGCGAACCCACGCTCGAAGTAAACGGATGACGACGGCTGCATATTCCATCCCGTTACGCCTGTTGCATGCGCGCCGGCGCGCATTGTTCGCCGCAATGGCGACACGGCCTGACAAGTTGAAATCCGACCCGTCGTCGGCCGATAATCGTCCGGCATCGCTCCCAGTCAAACCGCAACCGGAAAAAACGGAAAACGCCATGTCCTATGACAACAACAACCCGTTCGCCAGGATCCTGCGCGGCGAACTGCCGTGCGTGAAGGTCGCCGAAGACGACGCGACCCTCGCGATCATGGATCTCATGCCGCAGGCCGACGGTCACGTGCTCGTGATCCCGAAGGAGCCGGCCGCGCAGATCTTCGAGTTGTCCGGCGACGCAGCCGCGGCCGGCATCCGCATGACGCAGCGCGTCGCGGCGGCCGTGCGCGCGTCGCTCGGGCCGGACGGCGTGTTCATCGGCCAGTTCAACGGCGCGGCGGCAGGCCAGACGGTCCCGCACGTGCACTTCCACGTGATCCCGCGCTGGGAAGGCGTCGAGCTGCGCATGCACGCGCGCGACATCGTCGATTCGGCGACGCTCGAGTCGGTCGCGCAGCGGATCCGCGCCCGTTTCGTGTAACGCGTGCATGGCCCGCGGCGCAGACCGGCGGCAGCGCACGCGTGCCGCTGCACTGCGGGAGCCTGTTTCGGCGGTCACACCAGGTAACACGTGTAACCGCTCGCGAAACTCGGCCCGGCGGCCCCGGCGCTAGACTCCGCGCATTGCTTCATCGAGCGACAGGAAGGGCGGATCGCCCCTTCGTGCCGGCCGTCGCAGGTCGCGGCGGCACGGCCTTCGCAAGGTGCCATGTGTCCTCTTCGCCGGGAATCGAGCCATGTACAAAGTTCTCATCACGTTTGCGCTGATCGCCGGTCTGTCCGGCTGCTACGTCGCGCCGCCTTACGGCTACGCACCCGCACCGGCCTACTACGGCTATGCGCCCGCGTATTACGCCCCGCCCGTCAGTGTCGGGATCGGCGGCAACTTCCGCATCCGCTGAGCACGCGGCGCGCGCGGGCGGGGCCCGCGGGTCGCCCGGCCGCGTCGCTCGACGCGCTGCCGCCGCTTCCCGCAGGGACGACGCGCGCGTCGCATGACGGCGCGGGTGCGCATCGCTCGCCCGGGTTCCTATACTTCACAGGAAAGCCCACCCCGGCGAGGCTGCCATGGCCGTGACGCGCAAGGTCGCAATCGTGTCGAGCGTCTCCACGCTCGTCTATCTCGGGCTCGCCGTGCTCGGCATCGGCGGGTTCGCCGCATTCTTCTCGCATCCGCAACTGACCGTGATCGTCGTCGCGACGCTCGCGCTGGCCGTCGCCGCGCTGTTTACCGAAGGCAACCTGAGCGCCGGCGAACGCGAGAACCGCGACAACCGCTGGGTGCTCGCGGCATTCGCGGCGAGCGGCTTCCTGCAGGCCTATCTGCCCGCGCTGACCGACCGGCTCGAGGTGTGGACCTTCGGCGGCGACACGGTGCGCTGGATCGGCGTCGTGCTGTTTGTCGCGGGCGGGGTGCTGCGCATCTGGCCCGTGTTCGTGCTCGGCAAGCGCTTCAGCGGGCTCGTCGCGATCCAGCCGGGTCACACGCTCGTGACGGGCGGCATCTACCGCCGCATCCGCAACCCGAGCTATCTCGGCCTGGTGGTCAATTCGATCGGCTGGGCGTTCGCGTTCCGTTCGGGCGTCGGGCTGCTGCTCGTCGCGCTGACGATGGTGCCGCTCGTCGCCCGCATCCGTTCCGAGGAAGCGCTGCTGCGCGCGCAATTCGGCGCCGAATACGACGCGTATTGCGCGCATACCTGGAGGCTGCTTCCCGGCGTGTACTGACCCTCCATGGCGCCGGAACGGCCGGGTCGCGCCGGCCCGGCGCGCGCCGCTCGCCCGATGTGTTGCCACGTGTGTCCGAACGCGCGGCGCGGGCGCGTTCCCGGATGTGATTCCGCGGGGCCGGACCCCGGTATGAGCCCTTGCCGGCGGGCTTCGCACGGGTTTCCGCCGAGATTTTCGGGCCCTGTTTCGGTAAACAACTTGTTACCAGAATGTCGACGGCAAGGAGGTTCGACCGGTGCTATTCTTCGCCGCAAGCTCATTGAAATGAATTGGTCCGGGATTCGGCACAATGCCGGAGTCGACGTCGATCGATTCAGATCGTCGTATCGAGCGGACCTTCAATAACCAGATTGCGAACAAGGAAGAATACGGGAATGTGGAAGAAAATCGCCCCCGCTCTCGTCGTTGCCGTGCTGACCGGCGCGACCGCAGTGCCGGCATTGGCCGGTGACATGAACAACGCGCTCGGCGGCGCGCTCGGCGGGGTCGCCGGCGCAGCGGTCGGCGGCGCAGTCGGCGGCAGCACGGGCTCCGTGATCGGCGGCGCGATCGGCGGCGGCGCGGGTGGCGCGGTGACGTCGAACCGTCGCGAACGCACCGGTGCGATCATCGGCGGCGCCCTCGGTGGCGGCGCGGGTACCGCGGCAGGCAACGCGATGGGCGGCCGCACCGGCGGCCTGCTGGGCGCGGCCGTCGGCGGCGGCGCCGGCGCGGCGCTCGGCGGCAACCTGTCGCGCAACTCGTACGACCGCGGCGATCGTGGCGATCGCGGCTATCGTCACCACAAGCATCGCCATCACCGCGACTGGGACTGATTGCCGCGGGCGCGGCACGGTGCGCGGCTTGCGCACCGGCGCGCCCGACGCGTCGGCACCCGATCCGACCGCCGGCCCGGCGGCCTCAGCCGGGCCGCCATCGCCGGCAAGTCCGGCGAGTTTCACCCCCTTCAGCAGTCCCTGCCCAGCCCCGCTCGACGGGCCGGCACGCTCCCTCCCGCTGCACCTCTCCCCCTGATCGACGACATCGCCAGTTGCATTGAACTGCACTCGGGCAGGGTCGGCTCGCGCCATTCGTCTCGTTGTCGACACGCCGGCCGAGCGCGGCCGGATCATCGCGCGTGGTCCGCACGCGGCGGTCTGTCGCCACGCGCGCGTCGACTGTCCGGGTCATCCTTCATTTGCGTAACCGCGTGTATCGCGACTGAGCCTCGATGGCTGCGTTCGACGCGCTCGGACGCGTCACCGGCATCGTTCCAGCGAGCCGTTGAAATCCATCCGGCCATCAGGATTTCCCTGATGCGCGGGCCGCTCGCGACACGCGTCAAC encodes:
- a CDS encoding methyltransferase family protein; translated protein: MAVTRKVAIVSSVSTLVYLGLAVLGIGGFAAFFSHPQLTVIVVATLALAVAALFTEGNLSAGERENRDNRWVLAAFAASGFLQAYLPALTDRLEVWTFGGDTVRWIGVVLFVAGGVLRIWPVFVLGKRFSGLVAIQPGHTLVTGGIYRRIRNPSYLGLVVNSIGWAFAFRSGVGLLLVALTMVPLVARIRSEEALLRAQFGAEYDAYCAHTWRLLPGVY
- a CDS encoding TIGR01777 family oxidoreductase, which codes for MNTLPAFDWALDLLIVQGAMGAFDTLYHHELTQDLPHRPRARLELAIHAVRSVLYGLVFASIANVALHGAWVAVLTAVLLVEVVLTLWDFVVEDQSRKLPATERVLHTLLAVNGGALFGMIAMQLAAWAHEPTALRALDLGWRGWLLSVFAVGVTVSGLRDAIAACRIARRALVANPFAGLPPGTVLVTGGTGFIGETLVNQLLDAGHTVTLLARDPLRAAYLFHGRVRSVTSVEQLQPHERFDTVVNLAGAPVLGARWSKRRQALLLASRVGVTQSLMRWVDTAEVKPRTWIQASAIGYYGVRPGDERLDEGSSAGTGFMSELCRQWEQSAQPLERHGVRAVVLRLGIVFGPGGALRPMLLPHYFGMGGRFGDGAQVLSWIHRDDVLRIIARAMSTRRMHGVYNAVAPAPLTQREFVQVVAKVLRRPAWLHVPAAPLRVAMGEMAELLLDGQRVMPARLHQDGFMFRFPAAEPALRDLMNRPHADFAHSACGFPRARV
- a CDS encoding thiol-disulfide oxidoreductase DCC family protein, whose translation is MRSSELVLYFDGRCPLCVAQIRRLGARDARHRLAFVDIAEPGFDPAPLGVDLSALNRELHARLPDGRMLTGVDGILAAYTLVGRRWPVWLLRVPAMRKALAPLYRRFARNRHAVSRWLGHHAPARCDGAACGLGESADGTGAERSVGDRARRTVVRWMYGTAIVHLLVGAAVPWGAGAAWLDAYHRGVELYFWAGAAPVEARAQQIWWMALIGATVQCASVWMLALVHLGNRLRRREVWGWLLAGLLIWAPQDMLLSLQAQVWRHVAIDVAALVAMVPPLVWLWRRDTV
- a CDS encoding glutathione S-transferase family protein yields the protein MLHILGKIPSINVRKVLWLCTELNLPFEQEDWGAGFRTTNDPTYLALNPNGLVPVIKDDDFVLWESNTIIRYLANRYGGDALYPAEPQARARVDQWIDWQASDLNRSWVGAFLGLVRKSPDHQDPAAIAQSIAGWTKHMQVLNAQLEATGAFVAGDHFTLADIPIGLSVNRWFGTPFEHPDFPAVKRYIDRLATRDGFQQYAGSANP
- a CDS encoding HIT family protein; the encoded protein is MSYDNNNPFARILRGELPCVKVAEDDATLAIMDLMPQADGHVLVIPKEPAAQIFELSGDAAAAGIRMTQRVAAAVRASLGPDGVFIGQFNGAAAGQTVPHVHFHVIPRWEGVELRMHARDIVDSATLESVAQRIRARFV
- a CDS encoding serine hydrolase domain-containing protein, producing MTIPFKSLILRGTAVALVAAVGYTGYMLSRLAPIATGYAAKALCSGVFVSGRPAASVIDVDIMAGVHPLLKLVRPSLDPEHHRAVATFAGFAQREADFRPGLGCTLALGPSPGVLPAALPPDADPPPAQAAAAVPPAAIDASKLQTALDRAFDEPDPARPRRTRAVVVMWRGQVIAERYAPGFTADTPLPGWSMTKTVTAALVGMLVAQHKLSPDSSALLPEWRGGGDPRAAITLDELLRMTSGLQFNEDYDDPLSDVAVMLFTQPDTARFASAKPLAATPGTRWHYSSGTSAIVARVMREAMGGTEDDYLAFPRRALFAPLGMRSAVFEPDAAGTLGSASFMYASARDWARFGQLLLQDGRWNGQRLLPEGWVRYLTRATPLSTRKEFGAQLWVKVPEPFNDRDPQARAMPADAFHAVGHEGQFVSVVPSRELVVVRLGLSRPESAWNHEAFLARVLDAVPASGT